From Cellulosimicrobium cellulans, the proteins below share one genomic window:
- a CDS encoding efflux RND transporter permease subunit yields the protein MSRLARLSLANRALVALATVAIAIFGVISMGSLKQELIPSLQIPTAAVVGVYPGSAPAIVEQQVTVPVETAARAVKGVEDVTSTSSTGMSVTTVQFAYGTDMDAAASQLQTAITRLQSQLPEDVEPQVVTGSVDDLPVIQLAVSGGADDAALADTVTSSVVPALEDVEGVRSVAVSGIADQQVTVDLDPAALAAAGLSPAQVATILQDNGVVIPAGTVSDGDRTLSVQVGTAVTTVDELAALPLVSPTAAPGTAPVALGDVATVTAGPEPATSYSRLDGENALAVAITKTPAGNTVEVSHAVQDAVDDLSGVLEAQDVRVEVVFDQAPFIEESIEGLATEGLLGLLFAVVVILLFLASLRSTLVSAVSIPLSLFVTFIVMNATGYTLNILTLGAMTVAIGRVVDDSIVVIENIKRHLSYGEAKVGAIIGAVKEVAGAITASTVATVAVFLPIALVGGMVGELFRPFALTVAIAMLASLFVALTIVPVLAYWFIKSPPVPADPEAARLAGERARATAEAKERRGPWQRGYVPTLRAALRHPVITLGVSVAILAGTLALVPRLETNFLGDTGQDTLTVTESFAPGTSLEAQDAAARDVEQALLDVDGVATVQTTVGTAGGPEAAFFGGGGSPTATFAVTLDADADAVAAQEDVRDAVSGLGGESSEGIEVAGADAAFGSSTVDLVVRAPDTETLTAAAAAVQELAEGADGAAQVTNNLASAQSTVQVTVDRDAAAAVGLTETQVAGTVAGTMSPAPIGTVNLGDGPVQVRVLAGQAPATVAELEQVVLPTAAGPVPLTQVAEVAEVEVPTSITRVDGERSATISVTPAGQDLGALTTELTTAIDGLELEGGATVEIGGVASDQADAFADLGLALLVAILIVYLVMVATFRSLLQPFILLVSIPFAATGALLLLLATATPLGVPALIGLLMLVGIVVSNAIVLIDLINQYRERGRSLDDAVMEGSRKRLRPIVMTAAATIFALTPMAIGITGGGAFISQPLALVVIGGLLSSTLLTLVVVPVLYTLAERRGEKRAAKKAAKQEAAAQAEADKAEKAENTEKAAAQPVAEG from the coding sequence GTGTCCCGTCTCGCCCGGCTGTCGCTGGCCAACCGCGCGCTCGTCGCGCTCGCCACGGTCGCGATCGCGATCTTCGGCGTCATCAGCATGGGGTCGCTCAAGCAGGAGCTCATCCCGAGCCTGCAGATCCCGACCGCCGCCGTCGTCGGCGTGTACCCGGGCTCCGCCCCGGCGATCGTCGAGCAGCAGGTGACCGTCCCCGTCGAGACGGCCGCGCGCGCCGTCAAGGGCGTGGAGGACGTCACGTCGACGTCGTCGACCGGCATGTCCGTGACGACCGTGCAGTTCGCCTACGGCACGGACATGGACGCCGCCGCCTCCCAGCTCCAGACGGCGATCACGCGCCTGCAGTCCCAGCTCCCCGAGGACGTCGAGCCGCAGGTCGTCACGGGATCGGTGGACGACCTGCCCGTGATCCAGCTCGCCGTGTCCGGCGGAGCCGACGACGCGGCGCTGGCCGACACCGTCACGTCGAGCGTCGTCCCGGCGCTCGAGGACGTCGAGGGCGTGCGCAGCGTCGCGGTGAGCGGCATCGCCGACCAGCAGGTCACGGTCGACCTCGACCCGGCTGCGCTCGCCGCCGCCGGGCTCAGCCCGGCGCAGGTCGCCACGATCCTCCAGGACAACGGCGTCGTGATCCCCGCCGGGACCGTCTCCGACGGCGACCGGACCCTCAGCGTGCAGGTCGGCACGGCCGTGACGACCGTCGACGAGCTCGCCGCGCTGCCGCTCGTGTCCCCGACGGCCGCCCCCGGCACCGCGCCCGTCGCGCTCGGCGACGTCGCGACCGTGACCGCGGGCCCCGAGCCCGCGACGTCGTACTCGCGCCTCGACGGCGAGAACGCGCTCGCCGTCGCGATCACCAAGACGCCCGCGGGCAACACGGTCGAGGTGTCGCACGCCGTCCAGGACGCCGTCGACGACCTCTCCGGCGTGCTCGAGGCGCAGGACGTGCGCGTCGAGGTCGTGTTCGACCAGGCGCCGTTCATCGAGGAGTCGATCGAGGGCCTCGCGACCGAGGGTCTCCTCGGCCTCCTGTTCGCCGTCGTCGTGATCCTGCTGTTCCTCGCGTCGCTGCGCTCGACGCTCGTCTCGGCCGTGTCGATCCCGCTGTCGCTGTTCGTGACGTTCATCGTCATGAACGCCACGGGCTACACGCTGAACATCCTCACGCTCGGCGCCATGACGGTCGCGATCGGCCGCGTCGTCGACGACTCGATCGTCGTCATCGAGAACATCAAGCGGCACCTGTCGTACGGCGAGGCCAAGGTGGGCGCCATCATCGGCGCCGTCAAGGAGGTCGCGGGCGCGATCACCGCCTCGACCGTGGCGACGGTCGCCGTCTTCCTGCCCATCGCGCTCGTGGGCGGCATGGTCGGCGAGCTCTTCCGGCCCTTCGCGCTCACCGTGGCGATCGCGATGCTCGCGTCGCTGTTCGTCGCGCTGACGATCGTCCCGGTCCTCGCGTACTGGTTCATCAAGTCCCCGCCCGTCCCGGCCGACCCCGAGGCCGCGCGCCTCGCCGGGGAGCGCGCCCGTGCGACGGCGGAGGCCAAGGAGCGCCGCGGGCCGTGGCAGCGCGGGTACGTCCCGACGCTGCGCGCGGCGCTGCGCCACCCCGTGATCACCCTGGGCGTGTCCGTCGCGATCCTCGCCGGCACGCTCGCGCTCGTGCCGCGGCTCGAGACCAACTTCCTCGGCGACACCGGACAGGACACGCTCACCGTCACCGAGTCGTTCGCGCCCGGCACGTCGCTCGAGGCGCAGGACGCCGCGGCGCGCGACGTCGAGCAGGCGCTCCTCGACGTCGACGGCGTGGCGACCGTGCAGACGACCGTCGGTACGGCGGGCGGGCCCGAGGCCGCGTTCTTCGGCGGCGGCGGGTCCCCGACGGCGACGTTCGCCGTCACGCTCGACGCAGACGCCGACGCCGTCGCGGCCCAGGAGGACGTGCGCGACGCCGTCTCCGGGCTGGGCGGGGAGTCGAGCGAGGGCATCGAGGTCGCCGGGGCGGACGCCGCGTTCGGCAGCTCGACGGTGGACCTCGTCGTCCGCGCCCCCGACACCGAGACCCTCACGGCCGCCGCGGCGGCCGTGCAGGAGCTCGCCGAGGGCGCCGACGGCGCGGCGCAGGTGACCAACAACCTCGCCTCCGCGCAGTCCACGGTCCAGGTGACCGTCGACCGCGACGCGGCCGCCGCCGTCGGGCTCACCGAGACCCAGGTGGCCGGGACGGTCGCAGGGACGATGTCTCCGGCGCCGATCGGCACGGTGAACCTCGGCGACGGCCCGGTCCAGGTCCGCGTCCTCGCAGGTCAGGCGCCGGCGACGGTCGCCGAGCTCGAGCAGGTCGTGCTGCCCACCGCGGCGGGGCCCGTGCCCCTCACGCAGGTCGCCGAGGTCGCGGAGGTCGAGGTCCCCACCTCGATCACCCGGGTCGACGGCGAGCGCAGCGCGACGATCTCCGTCACGCCCGCGGGCCAGGACCTCGGTGCGCTCACGACCGAGCTCACGACCGCGATCGACGGTCTCGAGCTGGAGGGCGGGGCGACCGTCGAGATCGGCGGTGTCGCGTCCGACCAGGCCGACGCGTTCGCCGACCTCGGGCTCGCGCTGCTCGTCGCGATCCTCATCGTGTACCTCGTCATGGTCGCGACGTTCCGCAGCCTCCTGCAGCCGTTCATCCTGCTCGTGTCGATCCCGTTCGCCGCGACGGGCGCGCTGCTCCTCCTGCTCGCCACCGCGACGCCGCTCGGCGTGCCGGCCCTCATCGGCCTGCTCATGCTCGTCGGGATCGTCGTGTCGAACGCGATCGTGCTCATCGACCTCATCAACCAGTACCGCGAGCGTGGCCGGTCGCTCGACGACGCCGTCATGGAGGGGTCGCGCAAGCGCCTGCGCCCCATCGTCATGACGGCGGCGGCGACGATCTTCGCGCTCACCCCGATGGCGATCGGCATCACCGGCGGCGGGGCGTTCATCTCCCAGCCCCTCGCGCTCGTCGTCATCGGCGGCCTGCTCAGCTCGACGCTGCTCACGCTCGTCGTCGTGCCGGTGCTGTACACGCTCGCCGAGCGCCGCGGCGAGAAGCGCGCGGCGAAGAAGGCGGCCAAGCAGGAGGCCGCCGCCCAGGCCGAGGCCGACAAGGCCGAGAAGGCCGAGAACACCGAGAAGGCCGCCGCCCAGCCCGTTGCGGAGGGGTAG
- a CDS encoding MarR family winged helix-turn-helix transcriptional regulator — protein MTHPADDERAALARRLEDAQRRLAELLLAQRLEPLLRTTLTVPQLRALAVLQLDGETSSHRLAEVLGISPATLSGIVDRLEAAGMAARRPDPQDGRVRLVAATARGAAAVRRVAAQEDEPLTDLLDRLDVADLRALTIGIEALTQVAETSAADTPTDTSTAPED, from the coding sequence GTGACCCACCCCGCCGACGACGAGCGCGCGGCGCTGGCGCGGCGCCTCGAGGACGCGCAGCGCCGCCTCGCCGAGCTGCTCCTCGCCCAACGGCTCGAGCCCTTGCTGCGCACGACCCTCACGGTCCCGCAGCTCCGGGCGCTCGCCGTCCTCCAGCTCGACGGAGAGACGAGCTCGCACCGGCTCGCCGAGGTGCTCGGCATCTCCCCCGCGACGCTCTCCGGCATCGTGGACCGGCTGGAGGCGGCGGGGATGGCCGCGCGGCGCCCCGACCCGCAGGACGGTCGCGTACGCCTCGTCGCCGCGACCGCGCGGGGCGCGGCGGCCGTGCGGCGCGTCGCCGCGCAGGAGGACGAGCCGCTCACGGACCTGCTCGACCGGCTCGACGTCGCGGACCTGCGCGCGCTCACGATCGGGATCGAGGCGCTCACCCAGGTCGCGGAGACGTCGGCCGCGGACACCCCGACCGACACCTCGACCGCCCCGGAGGACTGA
- a CDS encoding MFS transporter encodes MASTRNEPNRTAIYATALTAFFAIAGIAVVDPILPVIGEEIGASTWQIELLFTAYIAVMALGMIPAVMATGRFGYKKILATGVSLVAVAAVLAALSTSIGQLAALRGLWGLGNAMFFATAMVLLVSLANDREWVVELFETCVGLGFAVGPLLGGLLGGISWRVPFFVCGVFMLVALLVSVTRLKDPAEKPAPLRLGQVFRLFRKPGFLALAAVTAAYNFCFFIVLGYTPVFLGLDVVPLGLVFTAWGVGLAVGILVVGHRLAHRVGAVQTLGVAIVGVLVALVLLALDLGTAWSVVVLVGAGVFMGIANANLTDLSLALGDPDRRVTTGAFNLVRWGFAAPAPVIAGLLHPVSATAPFWLGAGVLVVGVVVFVAFGHRMAGDIGERVLWSRWNRRARAVEGTPEEALGEV; translated from the coding sequence GTGGCCTCCACGCGCAACGAACCGAACCGCACCGCCATCTACGCGACCGCGCTCACGGCGTTCTTCGCGATCGCCGGCATCGCGGTCGTCGACCCGATCCTCCCCGTCATCGGCGAGGAGATCGGGGCGTCGACCTGGCAGATCGAGCTCCTCTTCACGGCCTACATCGCCGTCATGGCGCTCGGCATGATCCCCGCCGTCATGGCGACAGGGCGCTTCGGCTACAAGAAGATCCTCGCGACCGGCGTGAGCCTCGTCGCCGTGGCCGCGGTGCTCGCAGCGCTCAGCACGAGCATCGGCCAGCTCGCCGCGCTGCGCGGTCTGTGGGGCCTCGGCAACGCGATGTTCTTCGCGACCGCGATGGTCCTGCTCGTCTCGCTCGCCAACGACCGCGAGTGGGTCGTCGAGCTCTTCGAGACGTGCGTCGGGCTCGGGTTCGCCGTCGGCCCGCTGCTCGGCGGCCTGCTGGGCGGCATCTCGTGGCGCGTGCCGTTCTTCGTGTGCGGCGTGTTCATGCTCGTCGCCCTGCTCGTGTCGGTGACCCGCCTCAAGGACCCGGCCGAGAAGCCCGCGCCGCTGCGGCTCGGCCAGGTGTTCCGCCTCTTCCGCAAGCCCGGCTTCCTCGCGCTCGCCGCGGTCACCGCCGCGTACAACTTCTGCTTCTTCATCGTGCTCGGGTACACGCCCGTCTTCCTCGGGCTCGACGTCGTGCCGCTGGGCCTCGTCTTCACCGCGTGGGGCGTGGGGCTCGCGGTCGGGATCCTCGTCGTCGGGCACCGGCTCGCCCACCGCGTGGGCGCGGTCCAGACGCTCGGCGTCGCGATCGTGGGAGTGCTCGTCGCGCTGGTGCTGCTGGCGCTCGACCTCGGGACGGCGTGGTCCGTCGTCGTGCTCGTGGGTGCCGGTGTCTTCATGGGCATCGCGAACGCGAACCTCACCGACCTGTCGCTCGCGCTCGGCGACCCGGACCGGCGCGTGACGACCGGCGCGTTCAACCTCGTGCGCTGGGGCTTCGCGGCCCCGGCACCGGTCATCGCGGGCCTGCTGCACCCGGTCTCCGCGACCGCGCCGTTCTGGCTCGGGGCGGGCGTGCTCGTCGTGGGGGTCGTCGTGTTCGTCGCGTTCGGGCACCGCATGGCAGGTGACATCGGTGAACGCGTGCTGTGGTCGCGCTGGAACCGCCGGGCGCGCGCCGTCGAGGGGACGCCCGAGGAGGCTCTCGGCGAGGTCTGA
- a CDS encoding MarR family winged helix-turn-helix transcriptional regulator, whose protein sequence is MTVAEGNDRASGVPTGGPSARDDATAHDVLGAIELEVAQLLRRAERTRASGTPGTSRRGGTLDRSGYLLLHTLGTHGPLHVNALAELLGLDASTVTRQVVALERAGHARRARDPLDGRAVVVEPTDEGLDELAAHRVARTELYADVLGNWSRLDRALLAELLGRLNGDLDAYRRRRDAP, encoded by the coding sequence ATGACGGTTGCCGAGGGAAACGATCGAGCGTCCGGTGTGCCGACCGGCGGGCCGTCGGCGCGCGACGACGCGACCGCGCACGACGTGCTCGGCGCGATCGAGCTGGAGGTCGCACAGCTCCTGCGCCGCGCCGAGCGCACCCGCGCCTCCGGGACCCCGGGCACCTCGCGCCGCGGCGGGACCCTCGACCGCTCCGGATACCTCCTCCTCCACACGCTCGGGACGCACGGCCCCCTGCACGTGAACGCGCTCGCGGAGCTGCTCGGCCTCGACGCGTCGACCGTGACGCGCCAGGTCGTCGCGCTCGAACGGGCCGGTCACGCCCGACGTGCGCGCGACCCCCTCGACGGCCGCGCGGTCGTCGTCGAGCCGACGGACGAGGGCCTCGACGAGCTCGCCGCGCACCGGGTCGCCCGGACGGAGCTGTACGCCGACGTCCTGGGCAACTGGTCACGCCTGGACCGCGCGCTGCTCGCCGAGCTGCTGGGCCGCCTCAACGGCGACCTCGACGCCTACCGGCGGCGACGCGACGCGCCATGA
- a CDS encoding oxygenase MpaB family protein, translated as MTHVVERARGAAERAIFLRVAGPDATATRARIHQTPGPRWFERGSPVQRVHGDASMFVGGLRALLLQSLHPLAMAGVAAHSGYRGDPWGRLQRTSTFIAVTTFGTADDAERAVAAVRAVHERVRGRAPDGRAYRASDPELLRWVHVAETQSFLVAHQTFGRHPLDAQGCDEYVAQAAVVGRALGVVDAPLTRRELDAAVEEYRPTLSLTPSALDAARFLLVEPPLPWPVRPAYAGLAVAARESLPAWARAGMPRVRGLPARWARPAGATVTRLIRWALPAP; from the coding sequence ATGACGCACGTCGTGGAGCGGGCACGCGGTGCGGCGGAGCGCGCGATCTTCCTCCGGGTCGCCGGTCCGGACGCGACCGCCACGAGGGCGCGCATCCACCAGACGCCGGGGCCGCGCTGGTTCGAGCGCGGGTCTCCGGTCCAACGGGTGCACGGGGACGCGTCGATGTTCGTCGGAGGGCTGCGGGCGTTGCTGCTCCAGAGCCTGCACCCGCTGGCCATGGCGGGCGTCGCCGCGCACTCGGGCTACCGGGGTGACCCGTGGGGCCGCCTCCAGCGCACGTCGACCTTCATCGCCGTGACGACGTTCGGCACGGCCGACGACGCGGAGCGCGCGGTCGCGGCGGTTCGCGCGGTCCACGAGCGCGTCCGGGGTCGGGCGCCCGACGGCCGCGCCTACCGGGCGAGCGACCCCGAGCTGCTGCGCTGGGTCCACGTCGCCGAGACCCAGAGCTTCCTCGTCGCGCACCAGACGTTCGGTCGGCACCCGCTCGACGCGCAGGGGTGCGACGAGTACGTCGCCCAGGCCGCCGTCGTCGGGCGCGCGCTGGGAGTCGTGGACGCGCCCCTGACCCGCCGGGAGCTGGACGCGGCGGTCGAGGAGTACCGGCCGACGCTCTCGCTCACGCCGTCCGCGCTCGACGCCGCGCGGTTCCTGCTCGTCGAGCCCCCGCTCCCGTGGCCCGTGCGCCCGGCGTACGCCGGGCTGGCCGTCGCCGCGCGCGAGTCGCTGCCCGCGTGGGCCCGCGCCGGGATGCCGCGGGTGCGCGGCCTGCCGGCGCGGTGGGCGCGGCCCGCCGGCGCCACGGTCACGCGACTGATCCGCTGGGCGCTCCCCGCGCCGTGA
- a CDS encoding ArsR/SmtB family transcription factor, producing MSTDGETPPPSAERHPALGPAQLKALAHPLRVQILDLLSTHGALTASRLADLVGESSGSTSYHLRQLARHGFVREVAGRGTARERWWERPPGGFTVSMPDDETEDTAATLAGAMVSREFENARARKIQAFLERSSELPTRWLDGARLTTASMWLTAEQMVEVADAWDALDATLHRFQGQEQTPGARPVQIHFNVFPTIDGKENPS from the coding sequence ATGAGCACCGACGGCGAGACCCCACCCCCGAGCGCCGAGCGCCACCCCGCGCTCGGCCCGGCCCAGCTCAAGGCGCTCGCGCACCCGCTGCGGGTCCAGATCCTCGACCTGCTCTCCACCCACGGCGCGCTCACGGCGAGCCGCCTCGCCGACCTCGTCGGCGAGTCCAGCGGGTCGACGAGCTACCACCTCCGCCAGCTCGCCCGCCACGGCTTCGTCCGCGAGGTCGCCGGCCGCGGTACGGCCCGAGAGCGGTGGTGGGAGCGCCCACCGGGCGGGTTCACCGTGAGCATGCCCGACGACGAGACCGAGGACACCGCGGCCACGCTCGCCGGCGCGATGGTGAGCCGGGAGTTCGAGAACGCCCGTGCCCGCAAGATCCAGGCGTTCCTGGAGCGTTCCTCCGAGCTGCCGACACGGTGGCTCGACGGCGCGCGCCTCACCACCGCCAGCATGTGGCTCACCGCCGAGCAGATGGTCGAGGTCGCGGACGCCTGGGACGCGCTCGACGCGACGCTGCACCGCTTCCAGGGTCAGGAGCAGACGCCCGGCGCGCGGCCCGTGCAGATCCACTTCAACGTCTTCCCCACGATCGACGGCAAGGAGAACCCCTCATGA